Proteins co-encoded in one Ananas comosus cultivar F153 linkage group 15, ASM154086v1, whole genome shotgun sequence genomic window:
- the LOC109720947 gene encoding aldehyde oxidase GLOX-like, with product MGILSSAHGRVLLFVFHLIFNAAAAAAAAGRWDLLQGSIGVSAMHMQLLHNDRVIIFDRTDVGPSNLTLAGGACRHDPNELSMKVDCTAHSAEYDVAANAFRPLTVLTDTWCSSGTVAPDGTLVQTGGYNDGDRNARTFSPCANAAACDWTEHQNVLAVRRWYATNQILPDGRAIIIGGTGQFNYEFYPKTNGADAAEIPLPFLSQTHDPEENNLYPFVHLNIDGNLFIFANNRAILFDYVRNAVVTTYPEMPGGDPRNYPSTGSSVLLPLKPAPTEAEVLVCGGAPTGSWVQASQHGNFLPALATCGRIKINDAAPEWAMETMPMPRVMGDMVLLPSGEVLIINGAGTGAAGWEIGHNPALAPVLYRPDAAPGARFAVQAQGTVPRMYHSTAVLLRDGRVLVGGSNPHERYVFADVEYPTDLSLEAFSPEYLDPAFAALRPQIISPLLLINHGTPFPLRFHVGQLSANGVSVTMASPAFATHSFSMNQRLLILETMNPRAVGDAVYEVIATAPAKAALAPPGYYMVFVVNNGIPSEGVWAQIQ from the exons ATGGGCATATTATCATCAGCGCATGGTCGTGTTCTCCTCTTCGTTTTTCATCTCATATTTAATGCGgcggctgctgccgccgccgcaggGCGGTGGGACCTCCTGCAGGGCAGCATCGGCGTGTCGGCCATGCACATGCAGCTCCTCCACAACGACCGCGTCATCATCTTCGACCGCACCGACGTCGGCCCCTCCAATCTCACCCTCGCCGGCGGCGCCTGCCGCCACGACCCCAACGAACTCTCCATGAAAGTCGACTGCACCGCGCACTCCGCCGAGTACGACGTCGCTGCCAACGCCTTCCGCCCGCTCACCGTCCTCACCGACACCTGGTGCTCATCCGGCACCGTCGCCCCCGACGGCACCCTTGTCCAGACCGGTGGGTACAACGACGGCGACCGCAACGCCCGCACCTTCAGCCCGTGCGCGAATGCCGCCGCCTGCGACTGGACGGAGCATCAAAACGTCCTCGCGGTCCGCCGCTGGTACGCCACCAACCAAATCCTCCCCGACGGCCGCGCGATCATAATCGGGGGCACCGGCCAATTCAACTACGAATTCTACCCTAAAACCAATGGCGCCGATGCCGCTGAAATTCCCCTCCCCTTCCTATCGCAAACACACGACCCCGAAGAGAACAATCTCTACCCGTTCGTCCACCTCAATATCGACGGCAACTTATTCATATTCGCGAACAACCGCGCCATACTATTCGACTATGTGAGAAACGCAGTGGTGACGACGTACCCGGAAATGCCGGGCGGCGACCCCAGAAACTATCCGAGTACGGGCTCTTCGGTGCTGCTGCCGCTGAAGCCGGCGCCGACCGAAGCCGAAGTGCTCGTCTGCGGCGGGGCCCCGACGGGGTCCTGGGTGCAGGCGTCGCAGCACGGGAACTTCCTGCCCGCGCTGGCTACCTGCGGCAGGATTAAGATCAACGACGCGGCGCCGGAGTGGGCGATGGAGACGATGCCGATGCCGAGGGTGATGGGCGACATGGTGCTGCTACCGTCCGGCGAG GTGCTCATAATAAACGGAGCGGGTACGGGGGCGGCGGGGTGGGAGATTGGCCACAATCCTGCGCTGGCGCCCGTCTTGTATCGTCCCGACGCAGCGCCCGGCGCACGATTTGCTGTGCAAGCCCAGGGGACGGTTCCCCGGATGTACCACTCGACAGCGGTGCTGCTCCGCGACGGCCGGGTGCTCGTCGGGGGGAGCAACCCGCACGAGCGCTACGTCTTCGCTGATGTCGAGTACCCAACGGACCTCAGCCTCGAGGCCTTCTCGCCGGAGTACCTCGACCCCGCCTTTGCAGCCTTGCGGCCGCAAATCATTTCTCCCCTACTCCTTATAAACCACGGGACACCGTTCCCTCTGCGGTTCCACGTAGGGCAACTGTCGGCGAACGGCGTGTCGGTCACGATGGCGTCGCCGGCGTTCGCGACGCACTCGTTCTCGATGAACCAGAGGCTGCTGATTCTGGAGACAATGAATCCGAGGGCGGTAGGAGATGCGGTTTACGAGGTGATCGCAACGGCGCCGGCGAAGGCGGCGCTGGCGCCGCCGGGGTACTATATGGTGTTTGTGGTGAATAATGGGATTCCAAGTGAGGGCGTATGGGCGCAGATACAGTGA